A genomic stretch from Photobacterium atrarenae includes:
- a CDS encoding SLBB domain-containing protein, with amino-acid sequence MKRILLALLLWIPAWLNAQILAPGDVINLQLPGEEAFSQPFIVTNSGQLLLPEVGAVSVAGMDERQAQQLLRQRLSTVYRNLDEFSLSLLSSEIRVRVLGYVNQPGTVTLAADANIQMALTAAGGLKPGAQLDKFQLTRNGVSQPLNYKAYLDSGDLRLLPALEGGDTVFVPTSPQLGNVEINFDAASLVEAGDAEQQNGLTLFGEFRNPGTFSFKDGMSVVDAVMRAGGVTRYADVTKIRVITHNQPTLFDLKAYLDSGKTEQLPPIQPGSIIFAPIEVEEISTTQRTVYIMGEVQAPGAYENSTGAGFMDVLANAGGPTRFADTTQIRVLRDNGPALLVNLVQYSHNPARAPLPDLRPGDVIFVPEKVDFNEKSWLKVTNDRAIKLIGAVYNPGRFEWDSSMSFLDVLAHAGGPNQEANLANIRILRQGSGDQNLTRFNLEAFINQGGDFSTLPTLQAGDTIIIDELPKDPTDNKASWVRQSAEDSIYVFGQVGAPGRYAFNHALGILDILAAADGPNGDANLRQLRISHRDGPTTNVSKFDLALYFETGDESLLPQVVPGDVIYVPKLDADWLDKPAHKVVRLMGEVTSPGRYTFSQEMSLLDLLAEAGGPTENAFIERIMIVNSSCCGDESQAFNLRDYVNDPGDYPLPMLRPGDTVYVPNKEDSAPSQLRQGLRDVLSMVTLIVLGAAL; translated from the coding sequence ATGAAACGGATTTTGCTCGCTCTGCTGCTGTGGATACCCGCCTGGCTCAACGCCCAAATCCTGGCTCCCGGGGATGTCATCAACCTCCAGCTGCCGGGCGAGGAAGCATTCAGCCAACCTTTTATCGTCACCAACAGCGGACAATTATTGTTACCGGAAGTCGGTGCCGTGTCCGTCGCCGGTATGGATGAGCGCCAGGCCCAGCAGCTTTTGCGCCAACGGCTGTCGACCGTCTATCGCAACCTGGATGAGTTTTCGCTCAGCCTGCTCAGCAGCGAAATCCGGGTCCGGGTGCTCGGTTATGTCAACCAGCCCGGCACCGTCACCTTGGCCGCCGATGCCAATATTCAGATGGCGCTGACCGCTGCCGGCGGGCTCAAACCGGGGGCGCAGCTCGATAAGTTTCAGCTCACCCGCAACGGCGTCTCGCAGCCCCTCAACTACAAAGCCTATCTCGACAGCGGCGATTTACGCCTGCTGCCGGCGCTGGAAGGCGGCGATACCGTCTTTGTGCCGACGTCCCCGCAGTTGGGCAATGTCGAAATCAACTTCGATGCCGCCTCGCTGGTCGAAGCCGGTGATGCCGAGCAACAAAACGGGCTGACCCTGTTCGGCGAGTTCCGCAACCCGGGCACCTTTAGTTTCAAGGACGGCATGAGCGTGGTCGACGCGGTGATGCGCGCCGGCGGCGTAACCCGCTATGCCGATGTCACCAAAATCCGGGTGATCACTCATAACCAACCCACACTGTTTGATCTCAAAGCCTATCTGGATTCGGGAAAAACCGAACAGTTACCGCCCATTCAGCCCGGCAGCATTATTTTCGCCCCGATCGAAGTCGAGGAGATCAGCACCACCCAACGGACGGTCTACATCATGGGTGAAGTACAAGCGCCCGGCGCCTATGAAAACAGCACCGGCGCCGGATTTATGGATGTGCTGGCCAATGCCGGCGGCCCGACCCGGTTCGCCGATACCACCCAAATCCGGGTGCTACGCGACAACGGCCCGGCCCTGCTGGTAAACCTGGTCCAGTACAGCCACAACCCGGCCCGTGCCCCGCTCCCCGACCTGCGCCCCGGCGATGTCATTTTTGTGCCGGAAAAGGTCGATTTTAACGAAAAGTCCTGGCTGAAAGTCACCAATGATCGGGCCATCAAGCTCATCGGGGCGGTGTACAACCCCGGCCGTTTTGAATGGGATAGCAGCATGAGCTTTCTCGATGTGCTGGCCCACGCCGGCGGCCCCAATCAGGAGGCGAACCTAGCCAACATCCGGATCCTGCGCCAGGGGAGCGGCGATCAGAACCTCACCCGTTTCAACCTGGAGGCTTTCATCAATCAGGGCGGCGATTTTTCCACGCTGCCGACCCTCCAAGCGGGCGATACCATTATCATCGACGAGTTGCCGAAAGATCCGACCGATAACAAAGCCAGTTGGGTCCGTCAGTCAGCCGAGGACTCGATTTATGTCTTCGGCCAGGTCGGCGCGCCGGGACGCTATGCCTTCAACCACGCGCTGGGGATCCTGGATATTCTGGCCGCCGCCGACGGGCCCAACGGCGATGCGAATTTGCGCCAACTGCGGATCAGCCACCGGGACGGTCCCACCACCAATGTCAGCAAGTTCGACTTGGCCCTGTATTTCGAGACCGGTGATGAATCACTGCTGCCTCAGGTGGTCCCGGGCGATGTGATTTATGTCCCCAAGCTGGATGCCGACTGGCTCGATAAGCCAGCCCATAAAGTGGTACGACTGATGGGCGAAGTCACCAGCCCCGGCCGTTACACTTTCAGCCAGGAAATGTCACTGCTCGATTTACTGGCTGAGGCCGGCGGCCCGACCGAGAATGCGTTTATCGAACGGATCATGATCGTCAACAGCTCCTGCTGCGGCGACGAATCCCAGGCGTTCAACCTGCGCGACTATGTCAACGATCCCGGTGACTATCCGCTGCCGATGCTGCGTCCGGGCGATACCGTTTATGTGCCGAACAAAGAAGATTCAGCCCCGTCGCAGCTCCGGCAGGGACTGCGGGATGTCCTGTCAATGGTGACCCTCATCGTTCTGGGAGCAGCCTTATGA